From Humisphaera borealis, the proteins below share one genomic window:
- a CDS encoding PQQ-dependent sugar dehydrogenase: MYRSALAVVLFSAAAPIAIAADAKDPGTARPPETTVGQDPKLTEPFATKSVTNHPQVIGWPEGKTPIPLAGFRVQAFAGDLKNPRWAYALPDGSVLIAESDTKKPISANRITRLVDADGDGVAETRSVFLDKLNQPLGMLVLGDHFYVANTDSVMRYPYKAGAAKIEGAGTKVLDLPADGYNNHWTRNIVASPDGKKIYVSVGSASNVDEKLDQDAKEPRRAAILQSNPDGSDMKIFAAGLRNPVGMAFEPATGALWTAVNERDHLGDDLVPDYITSVKEGAFYGWPFAYWGTNEDPRHKGARPELVAKSVKPDFALGAHTASLGLTFYTGSVFPEEFRGGAFIGQRGSWNRSEMSGYRVLFVAFKEGKPSGAVRDFLSGFVADAEKKTVYGRPVGVIAMTDGSILVCDDAGNSVWRVSAVASAK, from the coding sequence ATGTATCGTTCTGCACTTGCCGTCGTCCTGTTTTCCGCTGCCGCGCCGATCGCGATCGCTGCCGACGCGAAAGATCCTGGCACCGCCCGTCCGCCTGAGACCACCGTGGGCCAGGACCCCAAACTGACCGAGCCGTTCGCGACCAAGTCGGTCACCAACCACCCTCAGGTCATCGGCTGGCCGGAAGGCAAGACGCCGATCCCGCTCGCCGGTTTCCGCGTGCAGGCGTTTGCCGGCGATCTGAAGAACCCGCGCTGGGCGTATGCGCTTCCCGACGGCAGCGTGCTCATCGCAGAATCCGACACGAAGAAGCCGATCAGCGCCAACCGAATCACCCGGCTGGTCGATGCCGATGGCGACGGCGTCGCCGAGACACGCTCGGTATTCCTCGACAAGTTGAACCAGCCCCTGGGGATGCTCGTCCTCGGCGACCACTTCTACGTCGCCAATACCGACAGCGTGATGCGCTACCCCTACAAGGCAGGCGCGGCGAAAATCGAGGGCGCCGGCACCAAGGTGCTCGACCTGCCCGCCGACGGCTACAACAACCACTGGACGCGCAACATCGTCGCCAGCCCGGACGGCAAAAAGATCTACGTATCCGTCGGGTCGGCTTCCAACGTCGATGAAAAGCTCGACCAGGACGCCAAAGAGCCCCGCCGGGCGGCGATCCTGCAATCCAACCCCGACGGCAGCGACATGAAAATCTTCGCCGCCGGCCTGCGCAACCCTGTCGGCATGGCGTTCGAGCCCGCCACCGGCGCGCTCTGGACGGCGGTCAACGAACGCGACCATCTCGGCGACGACCTCGTTCCTGACTACATCACCAGCGTGAAAGAAGGCGCGTTCTACGGCTGGCCCTTTGCCTACTGGGGTACGAATGAAGATCCGCGGCACAAGGGTGCCCGCCCGGAACTGGTCGCCAAGTCGGTCAAGCCTGACTTCGCGCTGGGGGCGCACACCGCCTCGCTCGGTTTGACGTTCTACACCGGCAGCGTCTTCCCCGAAGAGTTCCGCGGCGGTGCGTTCATCGGCCAGCGCGGTAGTTGGAACCGCTCGGAGATGTCCGGCTACCGCGTTCTGTTCGTCGCGTTCAAAGAAGGTAAGCCGTCCGGCGCGGTGCGCGATTTCCTTTCCGGCTTCGTCGCCGACGCCGAAAAGAAAACTGTCTACGGCCGACCCGTCGGCGTCATCGCAATGACCGACGGTTCAATCCTGGTCTGCGATGATGCGGGCAATAGCGTGTGGAGAGTGTCCGCGGTGGCGTCTGCGAAGTAG
- the hemB gene encoding porphobilinogen synthase: MADSDRAAQDLPIRPRRLRAPALRPLLQRVSLRRRDVIVPVFVREGSGIRQEVSSMPGVFQMSVDVALPWLAQRAEEGYGAYLIFGVVDRAKKDELGSAALDPDNVVCRLLKEAARQKLPMAGITDLCFCEYTSHGHCGPLTCGDHPPDALTTVDNDPTVARLVQQAINHARAGAAVVAPSGMMDGTIGALRKGLDAAGFADVSLLAYAVKYASAFYGPFRDAADSAPSFGDRRSYQMDPARGVDEAVTEATLDVEQGADMVMVKPAGAYLDIIRAVREQVRVPVVAYQVSGEYAMLEAASRNGWLDRDRAVVESLVAIKRAGADLVITYYAELLAKLIEK, from the coding sequence ATGGCCGACTCCGACCGAGCTGCTCAGGACCTTCCGATCCGTCCCCGCCGCCTTCGCGCACCGGCGCTGCGACCGCTGCTGCAACGCGTCTCGCTGCGTCGTCGCGACGTGATCGTGCCCGTTTTTGTTCGCGAGGGCTCAGGGATTCGCCAGGAAGTGTCGTCGATGCCCGGCGTCTTTCAGATGTCGGTCGATGTTGCCCTCCCCTGGTTGGCGCAACGGGCTGAGGAAGGCTACGGCGCGTACCTGATTTTCGGCGTCGTCGATCGGGCGAAAAAGGACGAGCTCGGTTCCGCCGCGCTCGACCCCGACAACGTCGTCTGTCGCCTGCTGAAAGAGGCCGCCCGCCAGAAGCTGCCGATGGCCGGCATCACGGACCTGTGTTTCTGCGAGTATACCAGCCACGGCCATTGCGGACCGCTGACCTGCGGCGACCACCCGCCCGACGCGCTGACGACCGTCGACAACGACCCCACCGTCGCCCGGCTCGTGCAGCAGGCGATCAACCACGCCCGGGCGGGCGCGGCGGTGGTCGCACCCAGCGGCATGATGGACGGCACGATCGGTGCCCTGCGCAAGGGGCTCGACGCCGCCGGCTTCGCCGATGTCTCCCTGCTGGCCTACGCCGTGAAATACGCCAGCGCCTTCTACGGCCCCTTCCGCGATGCGGCCGACTCGGCCCCCAGTTTCGGCGACCGCCGAAGCTACCAGATGGACCCCGCCCGCGGCGTGGATGAGGCCGTCACCGAAGCCACGCTCGACGTCGAGCAGGGGGCCGACATGGTGATGGTCAAACCCGCCGGCGCATATTTGGACATCATCCGCGCCGTCCGCGAGCAGGTCCGCGTGCCGGTGGTGGCGTACCAGGTGAGCGGCGAATACGCGATGCTCGAGGCCGCTTCCCGCAACGGCTGGCTCGACCGCGATCGTGCGGTGGTCGAATCGCTCGTCGCAATCAAACGCGCCGGCGCTGACCTGGTGATCACGTATTACGCAGAACTGCTGGCGAAGCTGATCGAGAAGTAG
- a CDS encoding hybrid sensor histidine kinase/response regulator, producing MAEPIADVAKRSDLFAAGRIAGGYLLFAALWILLSDRVVEMIVPPDRLDRITGFQTIKGLTFVTVTASLLWLLVVRRLAHTRKAERTAADTQRLLLTLADHFPGVVYIRDSTHRFMLIRGDMPGSVKSEEMTGNTDEGLHSPETFARLVKRDDDVIATGQPSQLVETVNIEGETIHYLVHRFPLSSPTGEPWVAGLAVNITERQRAEDRIREMARELEQASRMKDQFLTNLSHELRTPITAIRLWTEVLRDPSPDDMATIREAAMMIQHSALTQTLLIEDLLDVTRIIGGRLKVEFRPMRLDEVVVKTVELLGPMAEEHQVTVVTEILAPTPCRMLGDARRVQQVIWNLLTNAIKFSELQGTVFCRLTREGDDWLIRVIDQGRGISAHQLQHVFERFQQTSGSDQHTEAGVGIGLSIVKHIVEAHGGTVTGDSEGLGKGAVFSARFPAATQSALIPGGGERLPSYDEDDDSCNEAPATAAEPTLGQPLLAGRRILLVEDDPDSRSGLALLLGRAGAKVTAVESAEAALALNEPFDLLLSDIGLPGRDGCDLVRELRQREAWAHLPAIACSAYALPEDRTRALEAGFDEFVTKPVEADELIRLIADTSARPASHRSPTIRRPVPSDGQTG from the coding sequence ATGGCTGAACCGATCGCTGATGTCGCCAAGCGCTCCGACCTGTTCGCCGCCGGACGAATCGCCGGGGGATACCTGCTGTTCGCGGCGCTGTGGATCCTGCTGTCGGACCGCGTCGTCGAGATGATCGTCCCGCCCGACCGGCTCGATCGCATCACCGGATTCCAGACGATCAAGGGGCTGACCTTCGTCACCGTGACGGCGTCCCTGCTGTGGCTGCTGGTGGTGCGCCGCCTGGCGCACACCCGCAAAGCCGAGCGCACCGCGGCCGATACCCAGCGACTGCTGCTGACGCTGGCCGACCACTTTCCCGGCGTGGTTTACATCCGCGATTCAACCCACCGCTTCATGCTGATCCGCGGCGACATGCCCGGAAGCGTGAAATCCGAAGAGATGACCGGCAACACCGACGAGGGACTGCATTCCCCCGAAACCTTCGCCCGCCTCGTCAAGCGGGACGACGACGTCATCGCCACCGGCCAGCCCAGCCAGCTGGTCGAGACCGTCAATATCGAGGGCGAGACGATCCACTACCTGGTGCATCGTTTCCCGCTGTCGAGTCCGACCGGCGAGCCCTGGGTGGCGGGGCTGGCCGTGAATATCACCGAACGGCAGCGGGCCGAGGACCGAATCCGCGAGATGGCCCGCGAGTTGGAACAGGCCAGCCGGATGAAGGACCAGTTCCTGACCAATCTTTCGCACGAACTCCGCACGCCGATCACGGCAATCCGCCTCTGGACTGAAGTCCTTCGCGACCCGTCACCGGACGACATGGCGACGATCCGCGAAGCCGCGATGATGATCCAGCACAGCGCGCTGACCCAGACACTGCTCATCGAGGATCTGCTGGATGTCACGCGTATCATCGGCGGGCGGCTGAAGGTGGAGTTCCGCCCGATGCGGCTCGACGAAGTGGTGGTCAAAACAGTCGAGTTGCTCGGCCCGATGGCCGAGGAACATCAGGTCACCGTCGTCACCGAGATTCTTGCCCCCACCCCGTGCCGCATGCTCGGCGACGCCCGTCGGGTGCAGCAGGTCATCTGGAACCTGCTGACCAATGCGATCAAGTTCTCTGAGTTGCAGGGAACGGTTTTCTGCCGCCTGACCCGCGAGGGGGACGACTGGCTTATTCGTGTGATCGACCAGGGCAGGGGAATATCCGCGCACCAGCTGCAACACGTCTTCGAGCGGTTTCAGCAGACCTCAGGATCGGATCAGCATACCGAAGCGGGGGTGGGAATCGGGCTCTCGATCGTCAAGCACATCGTCGAGGCGCACGGCGGCACCGTGACCGGCGATAGCGAGGGCCTGGGAAAGGGTGCTGTCTTCTCTGCGCGGTTCCCGGCGGCCACACAATCGGCGCTGATTCCCGGCGGCGGGGAACGGCTTCCGTCGTACGACGAAGACGACGACTCCTGCAACGAAGCGCCCGCAACCGCCGCCGAACCAACGCTCGGGCAACCCCTGCTCGCCGGACGTCGCATCCTGTTGGTCGAGGATGACCCCGACTCGCGTTCCGGCCTGGCGCTCCTCCTGGGCCGGGCGGGCGCGAAGGTGACCGCGGTCGAGTCGGCCGAGGCCGCCCTGGCTTTGAATGAGCCGTTCGACCTGCTCCTGAGCGACATCGGCCTGCCGGGCCGCGACGGGTGTGACCTGGTCCGGGAGCTTCGACAACGCGAGGCCTGGGCGCACCTCCCGGCGATCGCGTGCAGCGCGTATGCGCTGCCGGAAGACCGGACCCGCGCGCTGGAGGCGGGTTTCGACGAGTTTGTCACCAAGCCCGTGGAAGCCGACGAACTTATCCGCCTGATCGCCGACACGTCCGCCCGCCCGGCGTCCCACCGCTCCCCGACAATCCGCCGGCCGGTGCCGTCCGACGGCCAAACTGGCTGA
- the lexA gene encoding transcriptional repressor LexA — translation MNLTPRQLDVLVAIRNYRHLHGYAPTMQELADQLGTSKVTIFEHVGALERKRVLRRDKHKARSLEIIADELLPDEERSTKLPLLGNIAAGAPIEAVENREDLDLETMFHSKHGVYVLRIRGESMIDDHLCDGDYVVIERRENAKSGEQIVALIDGQEATLKRFYKESGGKVRLQPANKSMEPRVLEADRVKVQGVVIGVLRSY, via the coding sequence ATGAATCTCACTCCCCGTCAGCTCGATGTTCTGGTTGCCATCCGCAATTACCGGCATCTTCACGGCTACGCGCCGACAATGCAGGAACTGGCCGACCAACTCGGGACCAGCAAAGTGACCATTTTCGAACACGTCGGTGCCCTGGAGCGCAAGCGTGTCCTGCGGCGCGACAAGCACAAGGCCCGCTCGCTCGAGATCATCGCCGACGAGCTGTTGCCCGATGAAGAACGCAGCACCAAGCTGCCGCTGCTCGGCAACATCGCCGCCGGTGCCCCGATCGAAGCGGTCGAGAATCGCGAAGATCTCGACCTGGAGACCATGTTCCACTCCAAGCACGGTGTTTACGTCCTGCGGATCCGGGGCGAGAGCATGATCGACGATCATCTCTGCGACGGCGACTACGTCGTCATCGAACGCCGTGAAAACGCCAAGAGCGGCGAACAGATCGTCGCGCTCATCGACGGTCAGGAAGCGACGCTCAAGCGCTTCTACAAAGAGTCCGGCGGCAAGGTTCGCCTGCAGCCGGCCAACAAGAGCATGGAGCCCCGCGTTCTCGAGGCCGACCGAGTGAAGGTTCAGGGCGTCGTCATCGGCGTACTGCGGAGCTACTAG